Proteins from a genomic interval of Paenibacillus sp. FSL H8-0048:
- the ypeB gene encoding germination protein YpeB: MYKRLSAIMFPLTALLLLGALVWGYQENQEKNSILIKAENQYQRAFHDLSFHVERLHGELGNTLAVNTTSNGMHRKGLVNVWRITSEAQNEINQLPLTLLPFSETEEFLSKIANFSYKAAVRDFTKKPLTEGEMANLKTLYQNSSEISRDLQKVQDKVIGKKLRWMDVETALATEQKAEDNTIIDGFKTVDKRVAAYPELDYGPSVASIYDKRSVKKLGGKPVTADQIKAKAMKFAGLGGKAQVKIQENGKGTEWASYTATVTSAEHKEPVSMDFTAEGGLLISYNDNREVGPAKVSMMQAVEKAGKFLDKKGYHGMTAVSADRYDNLGNLTFVSSQDGVLIYPEKMTVRVGLDTGEAVGFQASDYVNEHKEKRVLPKPKLSLAEARAMLNPEFKELYNRLAWIENEDAVELLTYEFGGKINGSQFRIYLNADDGNEEAVEQIRTSSGAQDK, encoded by the coding sequence ATGTACAAAAGATTAAGTGCCATAATGTTCCCGCTTACCGCACTCTTGCTGCTTGGAGCGCTCGTCTGGGGGTATCAGGAGAATCAGGAGAAGAATTCGATTCTGATCAAGGCGGAGAATCAGTATCAGCGTGCATTCCATGATCTCTCCTTCCATGTGGAGCGGCTTCATGGTGAGCTGGGCAATACGCTTGCGGTGAACACCACCTCTAACGGAATGCACCGCAAGGGACTGGTCAATGTATGGCGGATTACCAGCGAGGCGCAGAACGAAATTAACCAGCTGCCGCTGACGCTGCTGCCGTTCAGTGAGACGGAGGAGTTCCTATCCAAAATCGCTAACTTCTCCTACAAGGCTGCGGTGCGTGACTTCACCAAGAAGCCGCTGACTGAGGGGGAGATGGCGAATCTGAAGACGCTCTACCAGAATTCGTCTGAAATCTCCAGGGACCTGCAGAAGGTTCAGGACAAGGTCATCGGCAAAAAGCTGCGCTGGATGGATGTAGAGACTGCGCTGGCTACAGAGCAGAAGGCCGAAGACAACACGATTATCGACGGGTTCAAAACTGTGGATAAGCGCGTAGCGGCATACCCGGAGCTGGACTACGGCCCTTCGGTTGCAAGCATCTATGATAAACGGTCGGTGAAAAAGCTGGGCGGCAAGCCGGTTACCGCTGACCAAATCAAGGCCAAGGCGATGAAGTTCGCCGGGCTCGGCGGGAAGGCACAGGTGAAGATTCAGGAGAACGGAAAGGGAACTGAGTGGGCCTCTTATACAGCTACTGTGACTTCCGCAGAGCATAAAGAGCCGGTCTCGATGGACTTCACGGCGGAAGGCGGACTGCTGATCTCTTACAATGATAACCGCGAGGTTGGACCGGCCAAAGTATCTATGATGCAAGCTGTGGAGAAGGCGGGTAAGTTCCTGGATAAGAAGGGATATCATGGAATGACTGCAGTCAGTGCGGACCGGTATGATAATCTGGGCAATTTGACCTTCGTCAGCAGCCAGGACGGGGTGCTCATTTATCCCGAGAAAATGACGGTTCGTGTCGGGCTGGATACGGGGGAAGCGGTAGGATTTCAGGCAAGCGACTATGTGAATGAGCATAAGGAAAAGCGCGTGCTGCCGAAGCCGAAGCTCTCCCTGGCTGAAGCCAGAGCGATGCTTAACCCCGAGTTCAAGGAGCTGTATAACCGGCTGGCCTGGATCGAGAATGAGGATGCGGTGGAGCTGCTGACATATGAATTCGGCGGCAAAATCAACGGCTCCCAGTTCAGAATTTATCTGAACGCCGATGACGGTAATGAGGAAGCGGTGGAACAGATCCGCACCTCCTCGGGGGCACAGGATAAATAG
- the serA gene encoding phosphoglycerate dehydrogenase, translated as MFKVLVSDPISDLGIQQLMDASDVTVDKKTGLSEDELVAIIGEYDGLLVRSQTTVTDKIIAAGTNLKVIGRAGVGVDNIKLESATQRGVVVINAPDGNTITTCEHAFAMMMALARHIPQAYAKTISGVWDRKTFLGVELRGKTLGVLGMGRIGSEVAKRAKAFGMSILAYDPFLTADRAEKMEVKLASVDDIVRGADFITVHTPLTPETRHMISRPQFEVMKKGMRIVNCARGGVIDEMALVEAIDSGIVAGAAFDVFEKEPPEADHPFLTHPKIIVTPHLGASTIEAQENVAIDVSEQVLHILRNEPFINAVNIPPVAPSVMNKLQPYFTLGEKLGSFATQITDGAIREIHVEYAGDLSDVDTQPLTRYVVKGVLTRHFAGDVNIVNSMHLAKTRDVNVVVTKASKTKGFTNLITVTLKAEHDEERLVAGTLLQGYGERIVKVNKFPVDIAPEGHQLVISHNDKPGIIGLVGTLLGENGVNIASMQVGRTIVGGAAIMLLTVDKGVPKEVLVKLAGLPEINTAEEIILL; from the coding sequence ATGTTTAAAGTATTAGTATCGGACCCGATCAGCGATTTGGGCATTCAGCAATTGATGGACGCAAGCGATGTGACTGTAGACAAGAAAACAGGACTAAGTGAAGATGAGCTAGTTGCAATCATTGGCGAATATGACGGCTTACTCGTTCGCAGCCAGACTACTGTAACGGACAAAATTATCGCAGCCGGTACTAATCTCAAGGTTATCGGCCGGGCCGGAGTGGGCGTGGACAACATCAAGCTGGAGTCCGCCACGCAGCGCGGTGTAGTCGTTATCAACGCTCCGGACGGCAACACCATTACGACCTGTGAACATGCTTTTGCCATGATGATGGCCTTGGCCCGTCATATTCCTCAGGCCTATGCGAAGACCATTTCCGGCGTATGGGACAGAAAGACCTTCCTCGGCGTAGAGCTGCGCGGCAAGACACTGGGCGTGCTCGGCATGGGCCGGATTGGCAGCGAGGTGGCCAAGCGCGCCAAAGCCTTCGGCATGAGTATCCTGGCCTATGACCCGTTCCTGACGGCTGACCGTGCAGAGAAGATGGAAGTGAAGCTTGCTTCGGTAGACGACATTGTACGCGGTGCAGACTTCATCACTGTTCACACACCGCTTACCCCTGAGACCCGCCACATGATCTCCCGTCCGCAATTCGAAGTCATGAAAAAAGGCATGCGTATCGTCAACTGTGCACGCGGCGGTGTCATCGATGAAATGGCGCTCGTAGAAGCGATCGACAGCGGCATTGTAGCCGGCGCTGCATTCGACGTCTTCGAGAAGGAGCCGCCTGAAGCAGACCACCCGTTCCTTACGCATCCGAAGATTATCGTGACTCCCCATCTGGGTGCCTCGACGATTGAAGCCCAGGAGAACGTGGCGATCGATGTATCGGAGCAGGTCCTCCATATCCTGCGCAACGAACCGTTCATCAACGCGGTGAACATTCCGCCGGTTGCACCTAGTGTGATGAACAAGCTGCAGCCGTACTTCACCCTCGGCGAGAAACTGGGCAGCTTTGCGACACAGATTACCGATGGAGCGATCCGCGAGATCCATGTGGAGTATGCCGGTGATCTCTCGGATGTGGATACCCAGCCGCTTACCCGCTATGTGGTTAAGGGTGTACTCACCCGCCACTTCGCCGGAGATGTGAACATCGTCAACTCGATGCATCTGGCCAAGACCCGTGATGTGAACGTTGTGGTGACCAAGGCTTCCAAAACCAAAGGCTTCACCAACCTCATCACGGTAACACTCAAGGCTGAGCATGATGAAGAGCGTCTGGTTGCCGGTACCCTGCTGCAGGGCTACGGCGAACGTATCGTTAAGGTCAACAAGTTCCCTGTCGATATTGCTCCGGAAGGCCATCAGCTGGTCATCTCGCATAACGATAAGCCGGGTATCATCGGACTCGTCGGCACCCTGCTTGGCGAGAACGGCGTCAATATCGCATCCATGCAGGTTGGCCGTACCATCGTCGGCGGAGCCGCCATTATGCTCCTGACTGTGGATAAGGGTGTGCCGAAGGAGGTCCTGGTGAAGCTGGCCGGACTGCCGGAGATCAACACCGCTGAGGAGATTATTCTGCTCTAA
- a CDS encoding metallophosphoesterase, which translates to MELTRVLLILLGVCLGGAGGMGLLMVAAAFKKRLNHQDIVLERLPAVFDGYRILLITDIHRRRLPEPMLTPLRGKVDAVFLGGDMTEKGASIERLLENMILAASIAPVYAVHGNHDYRANIMLVDNIIRGSGVRLLVDENCIIERDGEQFILTGVDFPRQGGKKAYGPLPALPDANAEALRIILVHDPLWLSRQQEVPADLILAGHTHGGQVVLPLIGNRHTDEFYRQYNAGMYEIPRSYNMALPPLKMLISRGFGTAHLPLRWRSPAEMHVLTLRCGGQGNGY; encoded by the coding sequence ATGGAGTTGACTAGGGTGCTCCTGATTCTGCTTGGTGTGTGTCTTGGGGGAGCAGGGGGGATGGGTCTCCTGATGGTTGCTGCTGCCTTCAAGAAACGGCTGAATCATCAGGATATTGTACTGGAGCGGCTTCCTGCCGTGTTCGACGGCTACCGGATATTGCTCATAACGGATATTCACCGCCGCCGTCTGCCGGAGCCAATGCTGACCCCGCTGCGGGGGAAGGTGGACGCTGTCTTTCTGGGCGGTGATATGACGGAGAAGGGCGCTTCCATAGAACGTCTGCTGGAGAATATGATACTGGCCGCCTCCATTGCGCCTGTGTATGCCGTTCACGGCAATCATGATTACCGGGCAAATATCATGCTGGTGGATAATATCATCCGGGGAAGCGGAGTCAGGCTGCTGGTGGATGAGAACTGCATCATTGAGCGGGACGGTGAGCAGTTTATTCTGACCGGGGTGGATTTTCCGAGGCAGGGCGGCAAAAAGGCCTACGGGCCTCTGCCCGCCCTGCCTGATGCGAATGCAGAAGCACTCCGGATCATCCTCGTGCATGATCCGCTCTGGCTGTCCCGGCAGCAGGAGGTTCCGGCTGATCTGATTCTGGCCGGGCATACCCATGGAGGCCAGGTTGTGCTGCCCTTGATCGGGAACCGGCATACCGATGAGTTCTACCGCCAGTATAATGCGGGGATGTATGAGATCCCACGGAGCTATAATATGGCTCTCCCGCCGCTGAAGATGCTGATCAGCCGGGGGTTCGGCACCGCGCACCTGCCGCTGCGCTGGCGCAGTCCGGCTGAGATGCATGTGCTGACTCTGCGCTGTGGAGGGCAAGGCAACGGTTATTAG
- the prsW gene encoding glutamic-type intramembrane protease PrsW, with amino-acid sequence MLLLSVISSAVAPGLALLTFFYLKDKYDQEPLHMVLKVFLLGLLIVLPVMIIQRGLVLGLGGGPYVDSFLISAGVEEALKWFVLYHMIYNHTEFDEPYDGILYAVAISLGFATIENVMYAWYSNASFGTMILRALLPVSGHAMFGVIMGYHMGRAKFSGGLKTRKILLISLLLPWLWHGIYDFLIATTANYWIWFIVPLMAVLWYRGMGKVARANSRSPFRFLKREEEVNL; translated from the coding sequence GTGCTTTTGTTATCGGTCATTTCGTCAGCAGTTGCACCGGGACTTGCGCTGCTGACTTTTTTCTATCTGAAAGACAAGTATGATCAGGAACCGCTCCATATGGTGCTTAAGGTGTTCCTGCTTGGCCTGTTGATCGTGCTGCCGGTGATGATTATCCAGAGGGGGCTTGTGCTGGGGCTGGGCGGTGGTCCTTATGTGGACTCCTTTCTGATCTCGGCCGGGGTGGAAGAGGCCCTGAAGTGGTTTGTGCTGTACCATATGATTTACAATCATACCGAATTTGACGAGCCCTATGATGGAATACTATATGCCGTAGCGATTTCGCTCGGCTTCGCAACAATAGAGAATGTAATGTATGCGTGGTACAGCAATGCTTCATTCGGCACCATGATTCTAAGGGCGCTGCTTCCAGTCTCCGGACATGCCATGTTCGGCGTAATTATGGGCTACCATATGGGCAGAGCCAAGTTCTCCGGCGGGCTTAAGACCCGGAAGATTCTGCTGATTTCATTGCTCCTGCCCTGGCTGTGGCATGGAATCTATGATTTTCTGATCGCCACCACAGCTAACTACTGGATCTGGTTTATCGTGCCCCTGATGGCAGTTTTATGGTATAGAGGCATGGGGAAGGTAGCGCGGGCCAACAGCCGTTCCCCGTTTCGCTTTTTGAAGCGTGAGGAAGAGGTTAACCTATAA
- a CDS encoding polysaccharide deacetylase family protein, producing the protein MGKATITLLLAACLLSACSNSGNTGSQAAEKTPQPAAATATAETAASSTPEATASAAPEATALPEATPASVSDAQVPLLYHMNKNYDIVPNDPATNKKVVLLTFDDGPKEAELINPLMDTLDKHKAKAIFFVNGYRVKEHPELLELIHKRGGVLGNHSWDHIVLKDKPEAEVKKQIEDVQKIVKEITGETPHFFRPPHGAGGDVGKKIAAANGMLYMTWSNGSLDWEMKAKDADKTGKLVSNVTGQLHAGSNILMHELPWTVEALDTLLTTLESKGYSFVDPRSIELKMR; encoded by the coding sequence GTGGGTAAAGCAACAATTACGCTGCTCCTGGCGGCTTGTCTGCTGTCAGCTTGCAGCAACAGCGGAAACACAGGCAGTCAGGCAGCGGAGAAGACGCCGCAGCCTGCGGCAGCGACAGCGACGGCGGAGACAGCCGCTTCTTCTACACCTGAGGCAACAGCATCAGCTGCACCAGAGGCAACTGCCTTACCGGAGGCCACGCCTGCGTCAGTAAGCGATGCGCAGGTGCCGCTGCTGTACCATATGAACAAGAATTATGATATTGTCCCGAATGATCCGGCAACGAACAAGAAGGTAGTCCTGCTGACCTTCGACGACGGGCCGAAGGAAGCTGAATTAATCAATCCGCTGATGGATACACTGGACAAGCACAAGGCCAAGGCGATCTTCTTCGTCAACGGCTACCGGGTGAAGGAGCATCCCGAGCTGCTGGAGCTGATCCACAAACGGGGCGGCGTGCTCGGCAATCATAGCTGGGATCACATTGTGCTGAAGGACAAGCCGGAAGCCGAAGTGAAGAAGCAGATTGAAGATGTTCAGAAGATCGTTAAGGAAATTACTGGTGAGACCCCTCACTTCTTCCGTCCGCCGCACGGTGCCGGCGGTGACGTAGGCAAAAAAATCGCTGCTGCAAACGGCATGCTCTATATGACCTGGTCCAATGGCTCCCTGGACTGGGAGATGAAGGCCAAGGATGCGGATAAGACCGGCAAGCTAGTCAGCAATGTCACCGGTCAGCTGCACGCCGGGAGCAATATCCTGATGCATGAGCTGCCTTGGACGGTAGAGGCGCTTGACACTCTGCTCACTACGCTTGAGAGCAAGGGCTACAGCTTTGTAGACCCGCGCAGCATTGAGCTGAAAATGCGCTAA
- a CDS encoding helix-turn-helix transcriptional regulator encodes MRADRLITIVQLLQSRGKISSKELAQTLEVSERTVFRDMEALSFSGIPVLAERGREGGWKLAEGYRNSLSGMNTKEIAALLVPADPAILNALGIQEEFSSASRKLQAAATRQPLTPFSFLSQRIHIDGAGWHPSGETYPCLPALQGALWENRKVIITYLRGEDAAERLVAPLGLVVKRGVWYLAAGHDSELRTYRVSRITEAKVTEESFERPEDFVLSEYWETSTAAFKSALPRYPASLLVRDRTMKELQKERYVTLMHQEPSEAPGWIRAEAEFNTPESASRIILSLGQGIKVTAPPELADTVASALREAAALYDF; translated from the coding sequence ATGAGAGCGGATCGCCTGATCACTATTGTTCAACTTTTACAGAGCCGCGGGAAAATCAGCTCCAAGGAGCTGGCACAAACGCTGGAGGTATCAGAGCGTACAGTCTTCCGGGATATGGAGGCACTCAGCTTCTCCGGCATCCCCGTGCTGGCGGAGCGCGGCCGAGAAGGCGGCTGGAAGCTGGCTGAAGGCTACCGGAATTCCCTGAGCGGAATGAACACCAAGGAGATTGCCGCGCTGCTGGTGCCCGCCGATCCGGCGATTCTGAACGCGCTGGGCATTCAGGAGGAGTTCTCCTCAGCATCCCGCAAGCTGCAGGCCGCTGCTACCAGGCAGCCCCTCACCCCCTTCAGCTTCCTCAGCCAGCGGATTCACATCGACGGAGCCGGGTGGCATCCCTCCGGGGAGACCTATCCCTGCCTGCCCGCTTTGCAGGGAGCCTTATGGGAGAACCGCAAGGTGATCATCACCTATCTGCGCGGGGAGGACGCTGCCGAGCGGCTGGTTGCACCGCTGGGGCTTGTAGTCAAGCGCGGCGTCTGGTATTTGGCCGCCGGACATGACAGTGAGCTGAGGACATACCGGGTCTCCAGAATCACTGAGGCCAAAGTCACAGAGGAGTCCTTTGAGCGGCCGGAGGATTTCGTCCTGTCTGAGTACTGGGAGACCTCCACCGCTGCGTTCAAGTCTGCCTTGCCCCGGTACCCCGCCAGCCTGCTTGTCAGGGACCGCACAATGAAAGAGCTGCAGAAGGAGCGTTACGTCACCCTGATGCACCAGGAGCCTTCTGAGGCCCCAGGCTGGATTAGGGCCGAGGCCGAGTTCAACACGCCGGAGTCTGCGAGCCGGATCATCCTGTCCCTGGGTCAGGGCATCAAGGTAACGGCACCGCCTGAGCTTGCGGATACGGTTGCTTCAGCTCTGCGTGAAGCGGCAGCATTATACGATTTTTAA
- a CDS encoding genetic competence negative regulator, which translates to MRIERLSQDKIRIFLTFDDLSERGIQKEDMWQEVPKVHDLFTEMMDQAYSELGFDATGPLAVEVFALPAQGMVVIVTRGKYDHHQYGGAGEDELPEEIYEMEVTLEQSDSIVYAFRDFEVLVEAAHVLIGNITSQGQLYSYNDKWYLYFDPKEFEEAALSGLVGVLAEFGDSSPVTQAVLAEYGKTVMAENAIQTLCNHFKRQE; encoded by the coding sequence ATGAGAATAGAGCGATTAAGTCAAGATAAGATACGGATTTTCCTCACTTTTGACGACCTGAGCGAGCGGGGCATCCAGAAGGAAGATATGTGGCAGGAGGTTCCCAAGGTGCACGACCTCTTTACGGAAATGATGGATCAGGCATACAGCGAGCTTGGTTTTGATGCTACGGGTCCGCTTGCCGTGGAAGTGTTCGCATTGCCCGCGCAAGGCATGGTCGTTATTGTGACCCGGGGGAAATATGATCACCATCAGTACGGTGGCGCCGGGGAAGATGAATTGCCTGAAGAGATTTATGAAATGGAAGTTACTCTTGAACAAAGCGACTCCATTGTATATGCGTTCCGCGATTTCGAGGTTCTGGTGGAAGCGGCTCATGTGCTCATCGGCAATATTACTTCTCAAGGACAACTGTATTCTTATAATGATAAATGGTACCTCTACTTCGATCCGAAGGAGTTTGAAGAGGCTGCACTGTCAGGGCTGGTAGGTGTGCTCGCTGAATTCGGAGATTCCTCTCCGGTCACTCAGGCTGTTCTGGCTGAATACGGCAAGACCGTTATGGCGGAGAACGCGATTCAGACGCTGTGCAATCATTTTAAACGCCAGGAATAA
- a CDS encoding flagellar brake protein: MYPKINEYLYLQVASSDAAESEIQYRARIADMEDESILIEIPMQESNGRLKKLFVGDELSVYFLTEGGIKNYFNTHVLGFKEDVIRMVRLRKPEAESIFKIQRRSFFRVNAELELAVKDALGSRFLVRTEDIGGGGTSFLSDAKITLGVADKLSCWLLVSYRNGSTEHVNFEGEIVRIKPLETGRNLVMVKFSAISDTERQKIIRYCFERQFDFRNR; this comes from the coding sequence TTGTATCCCAAAATCAATGAATATCTATACCTCCAGGTCGCATCCAGCGATGCGGCAGAGTCTGAGATCCAGTACCGGGCAAGGATTGCTGATATGGAGGATGAGAGCATCCTGATAGAAATCCCCATGCAGGAGAGCAATGGCCGGCTTAAGAAGCTGTTCGTCGGTGACGAGCTGTCGGTCTATTTTCTCACAGAGGGCGGCATCAAGAATTACTTCAATACCCATGTGCTCGGATTCAAGGAAGATGTCATCCGGATGGTCCGGCTGCGCAAGCCTGAGGCAGAATCCATCTTCAAAATTCAGCGCCGCAGCTTCTTCCGCGTCAATGCCGAGCTGGAGCTGGCCGTTAAGGATGCCCTGGGCAGCCGGTTTCTGGTGCGCACCGAGGATATCGGCGGCGGCGGGACGTCATTCTTAAGCGATGCCAAGATTACATTAGGGGTGGCAGACAAGCTGTCCTGCTGGCTGCTCGTCTCCTACCGCAACGGAAGCACAGAGCATGTTAATTTCGAAGGCGAGATTGTGCGGATCAAACCGCTGGAGACCGGGAGAAATCTGGTCATGGTTAAATTCTCGGCCATTTCCGATACGGAGCGGCAAAAAATTATCCGGTACTGCTTTGAACGCCAATTCGATTTCCGCAACCGCTGA
- a CDS encoding CPBP family intramembrane glutamic endopeptidase, with protein MKKFKLGDIKIKKADPQQLTDKLLLINLYITQGLTLFIGLIWILLQKRNPIHILNFPDSVHFVYWGLGLAVIMLAVDFLLTHIVPEDSMDDGGINELLFGKRPLWHIVVISAVVAVCEELLFRGAIQHSLGPYWTSILFAVIHVRYLRHWIPTGWVFLSSYGLGLIYIHSGSLWAPILCHFLIDLFSGMVIRYRRVS; from the coding sequence ATGAAAAAATTCAAATTGGGTGACATCAAAATTAAAAAGGCCGATCCACAGCAGTTAACAGACAAGCTGTTACTCATTAATCTGTACATTACTCAGGGCCTTACCTTATTTATCGGTTTGATATGGATATTATTGCAGAAAAGAAATCCTATTCACATATTAAATTTTCCGGATAGTGTACATTTCGTGTACTGGGGACTTGGCCTGGCGGTTATTATGCTCGCTGTGGACTTCCTGCTGACCCATATTGTTCCTGAAGACAGCATGGATGACGGGGGGATCAACGAGCTGCTGTTCGGCAAACGGCCGCTGTGGCATATTGTGGTCATTTCGGCGGTAGTTGCAGTGTGTGAGGAGCTGCTCTTCCGCGGAGCGATCCAGCATTCCCTTGGGCCGTACTGGACAAGTATACTGTTTGCCGTTATTCATGTCCGTTATCTGCGGCACTGGATTCCAACAGGCTGGGTCTTCCTCAGCAGCTATGGTCTTGGGCTTATTTACATCCATTCGGGCAGTCTGTGGGCACCTATATTGTGCCATTTCCTTATAGATTTGTTCTCCGGTATGGTTATTCGTTACAGGAGGGTATCATGA
- a CDS encoding methyl-accepting chemotaxis protein: protein MDWMNKLPLKQKIVTGCYLVAALFAVPVLITLILMDRLLIGIILVAVLAALTYPLARFIERTLTSSFEDISNVTHTIAKGDFTSRADENGSMGDISRSFNTMIDKLKKILTDASQITRQVMDASRGIEDKNQNLKFVMAQVASSSNELALGANEISVDIADMTESIKDIEIKVSNYTNSTKEMNRRSVHTLELVEQGRQSVDTQAEGMRKNIQATQKVADTIEALSQNARGITMITKTITEIAEQTNLLSLNASIEAARAGEHGRGFAVVAQEVRKLAEESTASTKEVFGLVRSIEADIKQAIDNIAINEEVVQVQNEMITETANIFAQIVHSVQYITEQIASFSAESDLMLESALKISGAIENISAITQETAAGTEEVSAAMNEQIHALQSVAEETEKMTSAVFNLQKTIHIFKF, encoded by the coding sequence ATGGACTGGATGAACAAGCTTCCATTGAAACAAAAAATCGTCACCGGATGTTACCTGGTTGCCGCTTTATTCGCTGTCCCTGTCTTAATCACACTAATACTGATGGACAGGCTGCTCATCGGCATTATTCTTGTCGCCGTCCTGGCAGCGCTGACTTACCCGCTTGCGCGCTTCATTGAGAGAACGCTTACATCTTCATTTGAGGATATCTCCAATGTGACGCACACGATTGCCAAAGGCGACTTCACCAGCCGTGCCGACGAGAATGGCTCGATGGGTGACATTAGCCGCTCGTTCAACACCATGATTGACAAGCTCAAAAAAATCCTCACCGATGCCTCACAGATTACCCGTCAGGTTATGGACGCCAGCCGCGGGATTGAAGACAAGAATCAGAACCTGAAATTTGTAATGGCTCAGGTGGCCTCCTCCTCCAATGAGCTGGCTCTGGGTGCTAACGAAATCTCGGTGGATATCGCTGATATGACCGAATCGATCAAGGATATCGAAATCAAAGTCTCCAATTATACGAACTCCACTAAAGAAATGAATAGAAGATCTGTACATACGCTGGAATTGGTTGAACAGGGACGGCAATCCGTGGATACCCAAGCCGAAGGCATGCGTAAGAACATCCAGGCTACCCAAAAGGTGGCGGATACGATCGAAGCCCTATCACAGAACGCACGCGGCATTACGATGATAACCAAGACAATTACCGAAATTGCCGAACAGACCAATCTGCTGTCGCTCAATGCTTCCATTGAAGCTGCCCGTGCAGGTGAGCATGGCCGCGGGTTCGCAGTTGTTGCCCAGGAGGTCCGCAAGCTGGCCGAGGAATCCACCGCTTCCACCAAAGAGGTGTTCGGACTGGTCCGCAGCATTGAAGCGGATATCAAGCAGGCCATCGATAATATCGCCATTAACGAAGAGGTCGTTCAGGTACAGAATGAAATGATAACGGAAACGGCTAACATCTTTGCTCAAATTGTGCATAGTGTCCAATACATAACCGAACAGATCGCTTCCTTCTCCGCAGAGAGTGACCTTATGCTGGAGAGCGCGCTCAAGATCTCCGGCGCGATCGAGAATATCTCAGCCATCACCCAGGAGACCGCCGCAGGGACCGAAGAGGTATCTGCCGCAATGAACGAACAGATTCACGCGCTGCAATCCGTGGCTGAAGAGACAGAGAAGATGACCTCCGCCGTCTTTAATCTGCAAAAAACGATTCATATTTTCAAATTCTAG
- a CDS encoding SDR family NAD(P)-dependent oxidoreductase has protein sequence MTNLQGKVALVTGGSRGAGRGIALELAKAGAYVYITGRNAGMPQEAQARTLEGVLADIRRSGGDGAVIRCDHTNDSETEAVIRQINAEQGRLDILVNNVWGGNSLSIENEPFWEQPVQHWDHMFTAGVRAQLMTNYYAIPLMRREGTGAAKLIVHTTFWDEYKYTGNFYYDLSKNALVRMAYGLSLEVAADGIAVIPVSPGWMRTELVLDSFGTDEEHWQEEEGLRETESTAYIGRAVAALAADPEVISMTGVPQKVGDLARKYGFTDTDGRQVPAYRIL, from the coding sequence ATGACAAATCTGCAAGGGAAAGTGGCATTGGTAACAGGAGGGAGCAGGGGGGCAGGCAGAGGCATTGCGCTGGAGCTGGCGAAGGCAGGCGCCTATGTATACATTACGGGCAGGAATGCCGGTATGCCGCAGGAGGCACAAGCAAGAACGCTTGAAGGGGTGCTGGCTGATATCCGCCGTTCAGGCGGGGATGGAGCGGTGATCCGATGTGATCATACCAATGACAGTGAGACAGAAGCTGTGATCCGGCAGATTAACGCAGAACAGGGCAGACTGGATATTCTGGTCAATAACGTCTGGGGAGGGAATAGTCTCTCTATCGAAAATGAGCCGTTCTGGGAGCAGCCGGTGCAGCATTGGGATCATATGTTCACTGCCGGGGTCCGGGCGCAGCTGATGACTAATTATTATGCCATACCACTGATGCGCAGGGAAGGAACGGGGGCGGCGAAATTAATCGTTCATACGACCTTCTGGGATGAGTATAAATACACCGGAAACTTCTACTATGATCTGTCCAAAAATGCGCTGGTGCGCATGGCCTACGGATTATCTCTGGAAGTGGCTGCGGACGGCATCGCGGTGATTCCTGTCTCTCCCGGCTGGATGCGGACTGAGCTGGTCCTGGACAGCTTCGGCACAGATGAAGAGCACTGGCAGGAGGAGGAAGGACTAAGGGAGACCGAATCAACAGCCTATATCGGACGGGCAGTTGCAGCGCTTGCTGCCGATCCTGAAGTGATATCCATGACGGGTGTTCCACAGAAGGTAGGGGACCTGGCACGGAAATACGGCTTTACGGACACCGACGGCCGGCAGGTGCCTGCCTACCGGATTTTATAG